One Marinibacterium anthonyi genomic region harbors:
- the yghU gene encoding Disulfide-bond oxidoreductase YghU: protein MTDTYTPPAVWTWDKASGGRFASTNRPIAGPTHDKELQVGKHPFQLYSLATPNGVKVTVLFEELLAAGVKEAEYDAWLINIGDGDQFGSGFVAVNPNSKIPALMDHSGEKPIRVFESGAILLHLAEKFGMFLGAPEDRPEMLSWLFWQMGSAPYLGGGFGHFYAYAPEKWEYPINRFAMETKRQLDVLDRNLAEREFMTGSDYTIADMAIWAWYGQLVLGRQYDSAEFLDVKSYANVLRWAEMIDARPAVQRGRMVNKATGELSMQLRERHDASDFETRTQDKLDAAE from the coding sequence ATGACCGATACCTACACGCCCCCCGCTGTCTGGACCTGGGACAAGGCCAGCGGCGGCCGCTTCGCCTCGACCAACCGGCCCATCGCCGGGCCGACCCATGACAAGGAATTGCAGGTCGGCAAGCATCCGTTTCAACTGTATTCGCTGGCCACGCCCAACGGGGTCAAGGTCACCGTGCTGTTCGAAGAGCTGCTGGCGGCCGGGGTGAAGGAGGCGGAATACGACGCCTGGCTGATCAACATCGGTGACGGCGACCAGTTCGGATCGGGCTTTGTCGCGGTCAATCCGAATTCGAAGATCCCGGCGCTGATGGATCATTCCGGTGAAAAACCGATCCGTGTCTTTGAAAGCGGTGCGATCCTTCTGCACCTGGCCGAGAAGTTCGGCATGTTCCTGGGCGCGCCCGAGGACCGGCCCGAAATGCTGTCCTGGCTGTTCTGGCAGATGGGCTCGGCCCCCTACCTGGGCGGCGGGTTCGGCCATTTCTACGCCTATGCGCCGGAAAAGTGGGAATATCCGATCAACCGTTTCGCGATGGAGACCAAGCGCCAGCTGGATGTTCTGGATCGCAACCTGGCCGAGCGCGAGTTCATGACCGGGTCCGATTACACCATCGCCGACATGGCGATCTGGGCCTGGTACGGCCAGCTGGTGCTGGGCCGTCAGTATGACTCGGCCGAATTCCTCGACGTGAAGAGCTATGCCAACGTGCTGCGCTGGGCCGAGATGATCGATGCCCGCCCCGCCGTCCAGCGGGGCCGCATGGTCAACAAGGCGACCGGAGAGCTGTCGATGCAACTGCGCGAACGCCATGACGCGTCCGATTTCGAAACCCGCACCCAGGACAAGCTGGACGCGGCCGAATGA
- the fabG_3 gene encoding 3-oxoacyl-[acyl-carrier-protein] reductase FabG: MSFAITGKTAIVTGAANGIGLAIGRLFLEKGANVMFADMDEKRLKEELGKAEEDDHVRYFAGDLREKLTIANLLSATIDAFDKVDILVNGARQVVPSDPLDPDDDSVMALLKQNLMPSLRLSQVVAKRMIKQSEPDGTGPAGSIINLSSIAARRTHPDLMAYSVSSAALDQMTRSLAVALAPNRIRVNAVAFGSVMSASLMSTLKDNREYRRDIEDHTPLSRIAAPTELAEAVQFLASDAAGFMTGQILTLDGGRTLLDPVAAPAH, from the coding sequence ATGTCCTTCGCCATCACCGGCAAAACCGCCATCGTGACCGGCGCCGCCAATGGCATCGGGCTCGCCATCGGGCGGTTGTTTCTGGAAAAGGGGGCGAACGTGATGTTCGCCGACATGGACGAGAAACGCCTGAAGGAAGAGCTGGGCAAGGCGGAGGAGGACGATCACGTCCGCTATTTCGCCGGAGATCTGCGCGAGAAGCTGACCATCGCCAACCTGTTGTCGGCCACGATCGACGCCTTCGACAAGGTGGATATCCTGGTGAACGGGGCGCGGCAGGTGGTGCCGTCGGATCCGCTGGACCCGGATGATGACAGCGTGATGGCGTTGCTGAAGCAGAACCTGATGCCGTCGCTGCGCCTGTCGCAGGTGGTGGCGAAACGGATGATCAAGCAGTCCGAACCCGATGGCACGGGGCCGGCGGGATCGATCATCAACCTGTCGTCGATCGCCGCGCGGCGGACCCATCCGGACCTGATGGCCTATTCGGTGTCCTCGGCCGCGCTGGACCAGATGACGCGGTCGCTGGCGGTGGCGCTGGCGCCGAACCGGATCCGGGTCAACGCGGTGGCCTTCGGATCGGTGATGAGCGCGTCGCTGATGTCGACGCTGAAGGACAACCGGGAGTACCGGCGCGATATCGAGGATCATACGCCGCTGTCGCGGATCGCCGCGCCGACCGAGCTGGCCGAGGCGGTGCAGTTCCTGGCGTCCGACGCGGCGGGGTTCATGACCGGGCAGATCCTGACGCTGGACGGGGGCCGTACGCTGCTGGATCCGGTGGCGGCGCCGGCGCATTGA
- the hemF gene encoding Coproporphyrinogen-III oxidase, aerobic: MSSDMGQDFSDEKSRAAGWFRALRDKIVGAFEGLEDSHAEGPLSEADPGRFEVTRTRRAAPDGGDAGGGLMSVMRGGRVFEKVGVNVSTVYGTLGERAQAAMAARKGIPGMSDDPRFWASGISLVAHMQNPHVPAVHMNTRMFWTPHAWWFGGGSDLNPCIEYDEDTAHFHAQQQAKLDPHGGDLYPRLKAWADEYFYIPHRQRARGVGGIFLDDHTSGDWEADFALIQDIGRAFLPAFVPLVEKRRVQDWSEADKDAQLVHRGLYAEYNLVYDRGTKFGLETGHDANAVLMSLPPMAKWV; this comes from the coding sequence ATGTCATCAGACATGGGGCAAGATTTTTCGGACGAAAAATCTCGGGCCGCGGGGTGGTTTCGCGCGCTGCGTGACAAGATCGTGGGCGCCTTCGAGGGGCTGGAGGACAGCCATGCCGAGGGGCCCTTGTCCGAGGCGGATCCCGGCCGGTTCGAGGTGACCCGGACCCGGCGCGCCGCGCCGGATGGCGGCGATGCCGGCGGCGGGCTGATGAGCGTGATGCGCGGCGGGCGGGTCTTTGAGAAGGTCGGCGTCAACGTCTCGACCGTCTACGGCACGCTGGGCGAACGGGCCCAGGCCGCCATGGCCGCGCGAAAGGGCATCCCCGGCATGTCCGACGATCCGCGCTTCTGGGCCTCTGGCATCTCGCTTGTGGCGCATATGCAGAACCCGCATGTTCCGGCCGTGCACATGAACACCCGCATGTTCTGGACCCCCCACGCCTGGTGGTTCGGCGGCGGATCAGACCTGAACCCCTGCATCGAATACGACGAGGACACCGCGCATTTCCACGCCCAGCAGCAGGCGAAGCTGGATCCGCATGGGGGCGATCTGTACCCGCGGCTCAAGGCCTGGGCGGACGAGTATTTCTACATCCCGCACCGCCAGCGCGCCCGCGGCGTCGGCGGCATCTTCCTGGACGACCACACTTCCGGCGACTGGGAGGCGGATTTCGCCCTGATCCAGGACATCGGCCGCGCGTTCCTGCCGGCCTTCGTGCCGCTGGTGGAAAAACGCCGGGTGCAGGATTGGTCGGAGGCCGACAAGGACGCCCAGCTGGTGCATCGCGGGCTTTATGCGGAATACAACCTTGTCTACGACCGGGGCACGAAATTCGGGCTGGAGACCGGGCACGATGCCAATGCCGTGCTCATGAGCCTGCCGCCGATGGCGAAATGGGTGTAA
- a CDS encoding TRAP transporter solute receptor, TAXI family: protein MTLPTRLLWSLLIVAAVAVAVALMILALRPPNQLTMAAGPEDGAYHRIAVKYRAILARDGIALRILETAGSVENARLLADGTADAALIQGGIAVPSDTAEAIGTLFYEPLLILYNTDTPVSPNPATWSGLRINAGAEGSGTRAAFTSFLATAGLAPDANSLTGLGYGDAIQALGANRIDLAAFVAPIDAPYLRRAYDSGRFGVLQLDYVEALSRRMPGAELVRIPPGAVSLSPPVPPGPREFLALQARLAVRGHLHPALVNRLTMAALDIHGGRSILENDGEFPSVNGTVLPVNNAARQLVVNGPTAWHDWLPYWMAAQLNRVLILLLPLFFVVLPLVRALPGLYAYAQNYRVWQNYPLMRAIEDELESGSDVETLDHMADRLRALDDHLAHLRLPAAFRQTAFQARMHIDLLQRRIITEQQRLTGRTD from the coding sequence ATGACATTGCCCACGCGACTGCTCTGGAGCCTTCTGATCGTGGCCGCCGTCGCGGTCGCCGTGGCCCTGATGATCCTGGCGCTGCGCCCGCCCAACCAGCTGACGATGGCGGCCGGCCCCGAAGACGGCGCCTATCACCGCATCGCCGTGAAATACCGCGCGATCCTGGCCCGCGACGGCATCGCCCTGCGCATCCTGGAAACCGCCGGATCGGTCGAAAACGCCCGGCTTCTGGCGGACGGCACCGCCGACGCCGCGCTGATCCAGGGCGGCATCGCCGTGCCATCGGACACGGCCGAGGCGATCGGCACGCTGTTCTACGAACCGCTCCTGATCCTGTACAACACCGACACCCCGGTCAGCCCCAACCCCGCCACATGGTCCGGCCTCCGGATCAACGCCGGCGCCGAAGGCTCCGGCACCCGCGCCGCCTTCACCTCGTTCCTGGCCACCGCCGGCCTCGCCCCCGACGCCAACAGCCTCACCGGCCTGGGCTACGGCGACGCGATCCAGGCGCTTGGTGCCAACCGCATCGACCTCGCCGCCTTTGTCGCCCCCATCGACGCCCCCTACCTGCGCCGCGCCTACGACAGCGGCCGCTTCGGCGTGCTGCAGCTGGACTATGTCGAAGCCCTGTCCCGCCGCATGCCCGGCGCCGAACTGGTGCGCATTCCGCCCGGCGCCGTCAGCCTGTCGCCCCCGGTGCCGCCCGGCCCCCGCGAATTCCTCGCCCTGCAGGCCCGCCTGGCCGTTCGCGGCCACCTGCACCCCGCCCTGGTCAACCGCCTGACCATGGCTGCGCTGGACATTCACGGCGGCCGCAGCATCCTGGAAAACGACGGCGAATTCCCGTCGGTGAACGGCACCGTCCTGCCGGTCAACAACGCCGCCCGCCAGCTTGTCGTGAACGGCCCCACCGCCTGGCACGACTGGCTGCCCTACTGGATGGCGGCCCAGCTCAACCGCGTGCTGATCCTGCTGCTGCCGCTGTTCTTCGTGGTCCTGCCGCTGGTGCGCGCCCTGCCCGGCCTTTACGCCTATGCCCAGAACTACCGCGTCTGGCAGAACTACCCGCTGATGCGCGCGATCGAGGATGAACTCGAATCGGGATCGGATGTCGAAACGCTGGACCACATGGCCGACCGGCTGCGCGCGCTCGACGATCACCTGGCCCACCTGCGCCTGCCCGCGGCCTTCCGCCAGACCGCGTTTCAGGCCCGCATGCACATCGACCTGCTGCAAAGACGCATCATAACCGAACAACAGCGTCTGACCGGGCGCACCGACTGA
- the hemE gene encoding Uroporphyrinogen decarboxylase, whose amino-acid sequence MKEHKTMLRALAGDVLPVPPIWMMRQAGRYLPEYRATRAKAGDFLSLCYTPDLAAEVTLQPIRRYGFDAAILFADILLLPQALGADLWFVTGEGPRLSMITGQADFDALKPVEAIHETLNPVYETVRILSRELPGDTTLIGFAGAPWTVATYMIAGRGTPDQGPAHALKDGNRALFQALIDRLTEGTIEYLSAQVEAGAEVVKIFDSWAGSLKGADFHDFALEPCRRITAALKARHPGVPVIGFPREAGEGYVGFARATGVDCVALDNSVDASWAAKHVQVDGCVQGNLASSHMVTGGQALVEETRRIVEAFSKGPHIFNLGHGITPDADPDNVALMIETVREGRA is encoded by the coding sequence ATGAAAGAACACAAGACGATGCTGCGGGCGCTGGCGGGCGACGTGCTGCCGGTGCCGCCGATCTGGATGATGCGCCAGGCCGGGCGCTACCTGCCCGAATACCGGGCGACGCGGGCGAAGGCCGGCGATTTCCTGTCGCTGTGCTACACCCCCGACCTCGCGGCCGAGGTCACCCTGCAGCCGATCCGCCGCTATGGCTTTGACGCAGCCATCCTGTTTGCCGACATCCTGCTGCTGCCCCAGGCTTTGGGCGCCGATCTGTGGTTCGTCACCGGCGAAGGACCGCGGTTGTCGATGATCACCGGCCAGGCCGATTTCGACGCTTTGAAACCGGTGGAGGCCATCCACGAGACGTTGAACCCGGTCTACGAAACGGTGCGGATCCTGTCGCGGGAGCTGCCCGGGGACACGACGCTGATCGGCTTCGCCGGCGCGCCCTGGACCGTGGCGACCTACATGATCGCCGGGCGCGGCACGCCCGACCAGGGCCCGGCCCATGCGCTGAAGGATGGCAATCGCGCGTTGTTCCAGGCGCTGATCGACCGGCTGACGGAGGGGACGATCGAATACCTGTCGGCCCAGGTCGAGGCCGGGGCCGAGGTGGTGAAGATCTTTGACAGCTGGGCCGGATCGCTGAAGGGCGCCGATTTCCACGACTTCGCGCTTGAACCCTGCCGCAGGATCACAGCCGCGCTGAAGGCCCGCCATCCGGGGGTGCCGGTGATCGGGTTCCCGCGCGAGGCGGGGGAGGGCTATGTGGGCTTTGCAAGGGCCACCGGCGTGGATTGCGTGGCGCTGGACAATTCGGTGGATGCGAGCTGGGCGGCCAAGCATGTGCAGGTGGACGGCTGTGTGCAGGGCAACCTGGCGTCGTCGCACATGGTCACCGGGGGGCAGGCGCTGGTGGAGGAGACGCGGCGGATCGTCGAGGCGTTTTCCAAGGGGCCGCACATCTTCAACCTGGGCCACGGGATCACGCCGGATGCGGATCCCGACAACGTGGCGCTGATGATCGAGACGGTGCGCGAAGGGCGCGCCTGA
- the clpS_1 gene encoding ATP-dependent Clp protease adapter protein ClpS — protein MLTAPLMMSDKKDDDSDSSILVETRPKTKRPPLYKVLLLNDDYTPMEFVVHVLERFFGMNHAQAFEVMLTVHKKGVAVVGVFSHEIAETKVGQVMDFARRHQHPLQCTMEKEE, from the coding sequence ATGCTGACCGCGCCATTGATGATGTCGGACAAGAAAGATGACGACTCCGATTCCTCGATCCTCGTCGAAACGCGTCCGAAGACCAAGCGCCCGCCGCTGTACAAGGTCCTGTTGCTGAACGATGATTACACGCCGATGGAATTCGTCGTGCACGTGCTGGAACGCTTTTTCGGCATGAACCATGCCCAGGCGTTCGAGGTCATGCTGACCGTGCACAAGAAGGGGGTCGCCGTGGTCGGCGTGTTCAGCCACGAGATCGCCGAGACCAAGGTCGGCCAGGTGATGGATTTCGCCCGCCGCCACCAGCATCCGCTGCAATGCACGATGGAAAAAGAAGAGTGA
- the rsmC gene encoding Ribosomal RNA small subunit methyltransferase C, with product MSLRLNLALEAGQLELPGDGRVLLLHPPGDLDLSELPLDRLLAVQPFRPDWEALERKGVALATEVPGDARFAATVVFLPRAKDLARALIARAAEVTDGPVVLDGAKTDGIESLLKDLRKRVELGAVLSKAHGKIGWFTATPAFDDWREVAGDVDGFRTLPGVFSADGIDPASALLAAHLPPVLGRHVVDLGAGWGYLSARILQDAAVRELDVVEADRRALSCAEANVTDPRARFHWADARSWKAGSAVDTVVMNPPFHVGRAADPELGRAFIASAARMLTASGRLFLVANRQLPYETLLTEAFAHCEEIGGDGRFKILKAERPSRRRR from the coding sequence ATGTCCCTGCGCCTGAACCTTGCCCTTGAGGCCGGCCAGCTGGAGCTGCCCGGGGACGGGCGTGTCCTGCTGTTGCATCCGCCGGGCGATCTGGATCTGTCCGAATTGCCGCTGGACCGTTTGCTGGCCGTCCAGCCGTTCCGCCCCGACTGGGAGGCGCTGGAGCGCAAGGGGGTGGCCCTGGCGACCGAGGTTCCGGGCGATGCGCGGTTCGCGGCCACGGTGGTGTTCCTGCCCCGCGCCAAGGATCTGGCCCGCGCGTTGATCGCCCGTGCCGCCGAGGTGACGGATGGGCCGGTGGTGTTGGACGGCGCCAAGACCGACGGGATCGAATCGCTGCTGAAGGATCTGCGCAAGCGGGTGGAGCTGGGTGCCGTGTTGTCCAAGGCGCATGGCAAGATCGGCTGGTTCACGGCCACGCCCGCCTTCGACGACTGGCGGGAGGTCGCCGGCGATGTCGACGGGTTCCGCACGCTGCCCGGGGTGTTTTCGGCGGACGGGATCGACCCGGCCTCGGCCCTGCTGGCGGCGCATCTGCCGCCCGTGCTGGGGCGGCACGTGGTCGATCTGGGCGCGGGATGGGGGTATCTTTCGGCGCGCATCCTGCAGGATGCGGCGGTGCGCGAACTGGATGTCGTCGAGGCCGACCGCCGCGCGCTGAGCTGCGCGGAGGCCAATGTCACCGACCCCCGCGCGCGATTCCACTGGGCGGATGCGCGCAGCTGGAAGGCCGGCAGTGCCGTCGATACGGTGGTGATGAATCCACCCTTCCACGTGGGCCGCGCGGCCGATCCCGAGCTGGGGCGGGCGTTCATCGCGTCGGCGGCGCGGATGCTGACGGCGTCGGGGCGTCTGTTCCTGGTGGCCAACCGGCAGCTGCCCTACGAGACGCTGCTGACCGAGGCCTTTGCCCATTGCGAGGAAATCGGAGGCGATGGACGTTTCAAGATCCTCAAGGCCGAGCGACCCTCTCGCCGCCGCCGCTGA
- a CDS encoding HAD hydrolase, with protein sequence MGKQVTTIGFDADDTLWHNERFFRLTQDRFFALLADHADADHLSDRLLQAERRNIGRYGYGIKGFTLSMIETAIDVTDSRVPATVIAELLAAGRDMHDHPIDLLPHARDAVETAARTHKIVLITKGDLLHQERKLAQSGLGDLFDGVEIVSEKTPDIYRRIFDRHGTGPDQAMMVGNSMRSDVVPPIEAGGWGVHVPHGLVWAIEHADAPAHAPRYRQIPDLGALPALIADIG encoded by the coding sequence ATGGGTAAACAGGTCACCACGATCGGCTTCGATGCCGATGACACGCTGTGGCACAACGAACGATTCTTCCGCCTGACCCAGGATCGGTTCTTTGCCCTGCTGGCCGATCACGCCGACGCCGACCACCTGTCGGACCGCCTGCTGCAGGCCGAACGCCGTAACATCGGCCGCTATGGATACGGCATCAAGGGCTTTACCCTGTCGATGATCGAAACCGCCATCGACGTCACCGACAGCCGCGTCCCCGCCACGGTCATCGCCGAACTGCTGGCCGCCGGGCGCGACATGCATGACCATCCCATCGACCTGCTGCCCCATGCCCGCGACGCGGTCGAGACGGCGGCGCGGACCCACAAGATCGTCCTGATCACCAAGGGCGACCTGCTGCACCAGGAACGCAAGCTGGCGCAATCCGGCCTGGGGGACCTGTTCGACGGGGTCGAGATCGTGTCGGAAAAGACCCCAGACATCTACCGCCGCATCTTCGACCGGCATGGCACGGGGCCCGATCAGGCGATGATGGTGGGCAATTCCATGCGCTCGGACGTGGTGCCCCCGATCGAGGCCGGCGGCTGGGGAGTCCATGTCCCGCACGGGCTGGTGTGGGCGATCGAACACGCCGACGCGCCCGCCCATGCGCCGCGCTATCGCCAGATCCCCGACCTGGGCGCGCTGCCGGCGCTGATCGCCGACATCGGCTGA